Proteins from one Mycolicibacter virginiensis genomic window:
- a CDS encoding TIGR03617 family F420-dependent LLM class oxidoreductase, with translation MKVLTALSGLTGVVDQARELRDAGVSGVFTFEGPHDVFAPLTLAAGVGGLDLMTNVAIAFPRNPIHLAHQANDHQLLSGGRFALGLGTQVRAQIEKRFGAAFDRPVDRMVELVAALRAIFESWNTGARLDFRGDYYRHTLMTPTFSPGPNPYGPPPIYVGALGPRLTRAAAAHADGLLVMPFSTKRFLHESTMSAVRAGLAQAGRRAEDFRVVPEIIVATGATDAEREAAEAAARMLLGFYASTPAYAPVLAAHGWQDLQPELNALSKQGQWAQMGARITDEILHTIAACGTPAQVAARIRDRVDGIADTVCVYQAAPIAPAVVGAIVSELA, from the coding sequence TTGAAAGTACTCACTGCCCTCAGCGGACTGACCGGTGTCGTCGATCAGGCGCGCGAGCTGCGTGACGCCGGGGTCAGCGGGGTCTTCACCTTCGAAGGCCCGCACGATGTGTTCGCGCCGCTGACGCTGGCCGCCGGGGTGGGCGGCCTGGACCTGATGACCAACGTCGCGATCGCGTTCCCCCGCAACCCGATCCATTTGGCGCACCAGGCCAACGATCACCAGTTGCTCAGTGGCGGGCGATTCGCCCTGGGGCTGGGCACCCAAGTGCGTGCCCAGATCGAGAAGCGATTCGGCGCCGCCTTCGATCGCCCGGTGGACCGCATGGTCGAACTTGTTGCGGCGCTGCGGGCGATCTTCGAATCCTGGAACACCGGCGCCCGCTTGGATTTTCGGGGCGACTATTACCGGCACACCCTCATGACGCCGACGTTCAGCCCGGGCCCGAACCCGTACGGCCCACCGCCCATCTATGTCGGGGCGCTGGGGCCGCGCCTGACCCGCGCGGCCGCCGCGCACGCCGACGGCCTGTTGGTGATGCCGTTCTCCACCAAGCGATTCCTGCATGAGAGCACCATGTCCGCGGTGCGTGCGGGGCTTGCCCAAGCCGGACGCCGCGCCGAGGATTTCAGAGTCGTGCCGGAGATCATCGTGGCCACCGGCGCCACCGACGCCGAGCGGGAGGCCGCCGAAGCCGCTGCCCGGATGTTGCTCGGCTTCTATGCGTCGACTCCGGCGTATGCGCCGGTGCTGGCCGCGCACGGCTGGCAGGATCTGCAGCCCGAACTCAACGCGCTGTCCAAGCAGGGCCAATGGGCGCAGATGGGTGCCCGGATCACCGACGAGATCCTGCACACCATCGCCGCATGCGGTACGCCGGCACAGGTGGCCGCGCGCATCCGTGACCGGGTCGACGGAATCGCCGACACCGTCTGC